The Serinus canaria isolate serCan28SL12 unplaced genomic scaffold, serCan2020 HiC_scaffold_276, whole genome shotgun sequence DNA segment GGAAAAGCAGGGTCAGGattcagggaatggctggaaaagtGAGATCAGGATTCAGAGcatgctggaaaagcaggatttgtGTGGGGATCCAGGCAATGGCTGGAGAAGCAGGGTCAGGATTCAGGGAATGGCTGGCAAAGCAGGATTTGTGTGGGGATCCAGGTGTGATGGGAAAAACAGGGTTTGTGGGGATCCAGGGAatagctggaaaagcaggatcagGATCTAGGACTGACTGGAAAGTGGGATCAGGATCCAAGGAATggctggagaagcaggaatTGTGTGGGGATCCATGTTTAATTGGAGCAGCAGGATTCCAGTGGGGATCCAGGTGTGATTGGAAAAGCAGCCCGCTCCCGGCGGGAGCAGCACGAGCCGGGCCGGGGCAGTCccggggcagggatgggattaCCGGGAAAACAAAGGCGGCTTTCGGGCGGGCCCGGCGGGAGCCGCTGCCGGGATAAGTGGGATAAGTCTTTTCCCAGGCTCTTGGCGCTGGGACACGGCCGGAGTTGGGTTTCACCTTCCCCGCCTGCCCCCGCCCGCGGCCCGAGACGGAAAATCCAACCCGGCCTGGCcgtctgtcctgctctgtccgtctgtcctgctctgtccgTGTGTCCCGCTCTGTCCCGGCCTGTCCgtgtgtcctgctctgtcccagtctgtcctgctctgtccgTGTGTCCCGCTCTGTCCgtgtgtcctgctctgtcccgGCCTGTCcgtctgtcctgctctgtccgtgtgtcctgctctgtcctgctctgtccctctgtcctgctctgtccgtgtgtcctgctctgtccgtgtgtcctgctctgtcctgctctgtcccactcTGTCCCGCTCTGTCCCCCTCTCTCCgtgtgtcctgctctgtcccgctctgtccatctgtcctgctctgtcccactcTGTCCatgtgtcctgctctgtcccactcTGTCCCGCTCTGTCCatgtgtcctgctctgtccgTGGGTCCTGGTCTACCCCACTCTCTCCgtgtgtcctgctctgtcccactctgtccatctgtcctgctctgtcccgCCCTGTCCATGTGTCCTGGTCTGTCCCACTCTGTCCATGTGTCGTGGTCTGTCTCCCTCTGTCCATGTGTCCcgttctgtctgtctgtcccgcTCTGTCCGTGTGTCCCGCTCTGTCCCCCTCTGTCCTGGTCTGTCCCACTCTGTCCATGTGTCGTGGTCTGTCTCCCTCTGTCCTggtccatcccagtccctcccagtcagTCCCAATCCATCCCAATCTGTCCCAGTGTGTCCTggtccatcccagtccctcccagtccacTCTAGTCTGTCCCAGTCAgtcccagtgtcccagtgcatcccagtcAGTCTCAGTCtgtcccagtgcatcccagtctgtcctgctctgtcccaaTCCCTCCCAGTCAGTCCCAGTCTATCCCAGTTCATCCTAGTGTGTCCCAGTGtctcccagtctgtcccagtgtGTTCCAGTCAGTCCCAGTGTGTCCCAATcaatcccagtccctcccagtctgtccccatctgtcccagtgcctcccagtcTGTCTCAGCCTATGCCTGTCTGTCCtagtccctcccagtccatcccagtccacTCTAGTCTGTCCCAGTGTGCCCCATCCTTCTTACTCCCTCCCAGTTCtgcccagtccctcccagtctctCCCCGCCTATCTCAGTCCCTCCCAGTCAGTCCCAGTTTGGTCCCAGTCCACTCCAGTCTGTCCCAGTTTATCCCCGTATATCTCAGTCCCTCCCAGTCagtcccagtccatcccagtccactccagtctgtcccagtccctcccgctctgtccccatctgtcccagtcccccccagGCCATCCCAGTCTGTCCAAAttcctcccagtccctcccagtttccCAGATTCcaaaaaatccctgcttttcTACGAAGTccccctgctgcttttccattaaaaacccaaacagggctggagcactgtgggaacagccctggaaaagtttgggagctctgggaagagCCCTGGAGTGGTTTGGGAGCTTTGGGAATCACCTTGGAGTGCTTTGGGAGCATTCCTGGAAAGGTCTGGGAGCTGTGGAAAGAGCTGGAACAAtttgggagctctgggaagagCCCTGGAATAGTTTGGGAACTTTGGGAATAACCCTGGAGTGGAGTAGGAACAGCCCTGGAGGGGTTTGAGAACAGCCTGGAAAGGTTTGGGAGCTTTGGGAAGAGCCCTGGAGTGGTTTGGGAACTTTGGGAATAACCCTGGAGTGGTTTGGGAACAGCCCTGGAAAGGTTTGGGAGCTGTGGAAAGAAAGCTGGAACAAtttgggagctctgggaagagCCCTGGAGTGGTTTGGGAACATTCCTGGAAAAgtttgggagctctgggagcaagCCTGGAAAGGTTGGGGAGCTCTGGGAAAAGCCCTGGAGGAAATTTGGGAGGAGCCCTGGAGTGGTTTGGGAGTTTTCCAGCCCCAATCCCAGTTTCCTCCTCACTCAATCCCAGTTTCCTAGCCCCAATCCCAGTTTCCCAGCCCCAATCCCAGTTTCCCAGCCCCAATCCCAGTTTCCCAGCCCCAATCCCAGTTTCCCAGCCCCAATCCCAGTTTCCCAGCCCCAATCCCAGTTTCCCAGCCCCAATCCCAGCGGGAAGGGAAGAGTTAAGCAGCCCCAGAGCTTTTCCTGGATCAGGAGAGCAGCCAATCCAacattccagctgctccaggagctgctgggaacacCAGGAATGCTGGAAGTCATCAGGAGGAAATCCAGAGCGAAGGGGACACGGAAACATggacagagcccctggcagagcagggagctggggactGGGGGGATGGaaaatctgggatttgggattttagGAATGGAagctttgggatttgggaatggcagctctgggatttgggatttgggaatggcagagccaggatttgggaatggcagagccaggatttgggaatggcagctctgggatttggggagtTGGGAATGGCAGCTTTGGAATTTGGGAatggcagctctgggattttgggatttgggaatggcagctttgggatttgggattttagGAATGGCAGCTTTGGAATTTGGGAatggcagctctgggatttggggagtTGGGAATGGCagctttgggatttgggaatggcagCTCTGAGATTTGGGGAGTTGGGAATGGCAGAGCCAGGATTTGGGAATGGCAGCTCCAGGATTTGCGATTTGGGAatggcagctctgggatttgggaattttgggattggcagctctgggatttgggaatttggggagctgggaatggcagttctgggatttgggattggcagttctgggatttgggattggcagttctgggatttgggattggcagctctgggatttgggttttgggaatggcagctctgggatttgggatttgggaatggcagctctgggatttggggagttgggaatggcagctctgggatttggaatttggggagctgggaatggcagtCTCGGGATTTGGGATTGGCagttctgggatttgggagctgggaatggcagctctgggatttgggattggcagttctgggatttgggattggcagctctgggatttgggatttgggaatggcagctctgggatttgaggatttgggaatggcagctctgggatttgaggagctgggaatggcagctccagaatttggggatttggggagcagggaatggcagctctgggatttggggattttgggatttgggaatggcagctctgggattttGGGCATTTGGGGAATGCTAACTCTtggatttgggaatttggggattttgggaatgggagctctgggatttgggaatttgggatttgggaaatgGCAGCCAATGACAGGCAGGGACCGGGAGCCGGGATGGCCCCAGACTGAATCCATGGATGGACAATTCCCAACTTCCAGAGAGGCTCCATCCATTTTCCAGAGTTTTTAAGGCTCGAAAATAGGATTGGTGCATTCCCAACTTCccagattttgattttttgggggagggCTGTAGGGAATCCCTGGGATTGGGAGGCTCCTGGtcagccccagcacccaggaGGGAATTCTGGATTGGcatctctggagctgctcaAGCATTCCCAGGTgatccaacaaaaaaaaaatcctgggatCAGGGAATTGCTGGGGTTGGAAAAACCCCTGGAGCCTCCCAgaccagccctggctgtgtccacatcccacatccacagggatgggaaatcctgggaatggggattccagcctggccacatccacagggatgggaattccagctgggaatagCAATTCCAGGCCGGAattccagccctttccagggGGAATAATCCTGAAAACCTCAACCCAAGGCcgttccctgggtcctgtccctgtttctTGGGAGCAGATCCCACCCTGGATCCCCTCAATCCCTCTGTTCTCCGGGATGAGCTCCTCCAGTTACTCCTGGGAATttccccaatcccattcccaatcccattcccattccagtccctccctgtcctgctccactCCAGGTGCCCACCTGGATCATGTCCAGCTGCTTCCTCCACCACTCCCaggccttttccagcttcccagcccAGAGTGCTCCGTGGGCAAGGCCAGCTCTGGGGTTATCCTGcatttcccagagctggagcagccacggattctctgggaattccatccccaaatcccaacattccatgggaagccattccctgcctcccatccctccagctgcatcccaaacccctctgcagctctcccagaaatccctggaaaaggctctggcaggtttaat contains these protein-coding regions:
- the LOC127061221 gene encoding uncharacterized protein LOC127061221 yields the protein PALSCSVPLCPALSPSLRVSCSCVPVSPSLSQCVPVSPSVSQSIPVPPSLSPSVPVPPSLSQPMPVCPSPSQSIPVHSSLSQFS